GACGTGTCGACAAGCCACTTCGGCGGATCGGTGACCCCGAGTTGGATCAAAATCTGGTTGACCGGCCCTTTGGACGGGTGGAACAACGCGGACCACACCGCCGCGATCGCCACGGTCGAGCAAATATACGGAACGAAAAAGGCGATTTTGAAATACGACTGGAAATAAAGGCGGGCATGGATGACGGCCGCCATCGCCAGGGCGATGACGATGACGCCCGGCACCGTGGCCGCGGTGAACAGCACGTTGTTTCTCAACGCTTTCAGAAACCGATCGTCTTCCCATAGCCCGATAAAGTTGTCCCATCCGACGAACCGGATCGACGACACCCCGCCGACCAGATTCCAGTCCGCGAAACTGAGCGCCAGGCTGAACCCGAGCGGAAACACCGACAGCAGCAGCATCCCGAACACTTCCGGCCCGATAAACAGCCACCCTGCCGCGTTTTCCCTTCGTTTCCGATTCCAAAATGTTTTCTTCATCGCTTGCGTTCTCTCCTCCGGCTTCTCATGCGGGTTCCGTCTCCTTCATAAATGGCCGCCGTACCGGATCGGCCCTCTCCAGGCGAGCGGG
This DNA window, taken from Paenibacillus antri, encodes the following:
- a CDS encoding carbohydrate ABC transporter permease, whose translation is MKKTFWNRKRRENAAGWLFIGPEVFGMLLLSVFPLGFSLALSFADWNLVGGVSSIRFVGWDNFIGLWEDDRFLKALRNNVLFTAATVPGVIVIALAMAAVIHARLYFQSYFKIAFFVPYICSTVAIAAVWSALFHPSKGPVNQILIQLGVTDPPKWLVDTSYALVAVMIIYVWQLIGYKIIIFIAGLSNIPNELYEAASIDGAGTMGQFWHVTLPLLGPTTFFLTITSIISSFKVFDIIKFLTNGGPNDASTVIVYQIYEEGFQRFNMGYASAMSWVLFLMIVLVTSVTWIVQNRKVHD